A single window of Leptospira koniambonensis DNA harbors:
- a CDS encoding SpoIID/LytB domain-containing protein, with translation MKRLSIIILSFLILAVWGCNTVIIRPWNAPNALKTSEKIRVFLGKAESDLMIKADGVIFVYDVNDLLIKRAYDMISLDAKKLKAPIRFVADNPGLEYKGRKFRGEILLQPDKNGNVLLINRVPLEEYLYSVVPSEVPAGWPTEALKAQAICSRTYAIREILNKKDTAYDVESTVNSQAYSGMAKENPRTTQAVRDTEGVLAVYEDDPIHMFFHSNSGGRTETPDQVWGGKRLPYLESVASRFDEAGDNFVWKEVLNQDKMDQTLSSLGVGSIQSVQVLSRTPSGRVDLLEVIGKQGTSKIKGKEFRSLLGTSVKSLRFGIKRETEGFLIKGMGAGHGVGLSQWGSFGMAKQNFTYAEIIRHYYQGIEFARITR, from the coding sequence ATGAAACGACTTTCTATTATCATTCTATCATTCTTAATTTTGGCGGTCTGGGGTTGTAATACAGTCATCATTCGTCCTTGGAATGCTCCGAATGCTCTTAAAACTTCCGAAAAGATCAGAGTCTTTTTAGGAAAGGCTGAATCTGATCTGATGATCAAAGCAGACGGGGTTATTTTCGTATATGATGTGAACGATCTTCTGATCAAACGCGCATATGATATGATCTCTCTGGACGCTAAAAAATTGAAGGCTCCTATCCGTTTCGTAGCGGACAATCCTGGTTTGGAATATAAGGGAAGAAAGTTCAGAGGAGAAATTTTACTCCAACCTGATAAAAATGGCAACGTTCTACTCATCAATAGAGTTCCATTAGAAGAATATTTATATTCTGTTGTTCCTTCAGAAGTTCCTGCTGGCTGGCCAACGGAAGCTTTAAAAGCACAAGCGATCTGTTCCAGAACTTATGCGATCAGAGAGATCCTGAATAAAAAAGATACCGCTTATGATGTTGAGTCCACTGTGAATTCACAAGCTTACTCTGGGATGGCTAAAGAAAATCCAAGAACCACTCAAGCAGTTCGTGATACAGAAGGTGTTCTTGCAGTTTATGAAGATGATCCTATCCATATGTTCTTTCATTCTAATAGCGGTGGGAGAACTGAAACTCCTGACCAAGTTTGGGGTGGCAAAAGGCTTCCTTACTTAGAATCTGTTGCTTCCAGGTTTGATGAGGCCGGCGACAATTTTGTTTGGAAGGAAGTTTTAAACCAAGATAAAATGGATCAAACTCTTTCTTCCTTAGGTGTCGGTTCTATCCAATCCGTACAAGTTCTTTCTAGAACTCCTTCCGGTAGAGTGGATCTTTTAGAAGTGATCGGGAAACAAGGTACTTCTAAAATTAAAGGAAAAGAATTTCGCAGCCTACTCGGAACTTCAGTGAAATCTCTTCGTTTTGGTATCAAAAGAGAAACAGAAGGATTTTTGATCAAGGGTATGGGTGCCGGTCACGGTGTGGGCTTAAGCCAATGGGGAAGTTTCGGTATGGCAAAGCAGAATTTTACCTACGCAGAGATCATTCGTCATTATTACCAAGGGATTGAATTCGCAAGGATTACTAGATAG
- a CDS encoding ABC transporter ATP-binding protein, with translation MSNPTNKILIRNLTKSYINGKQNVPVLKGINLDVSDTFLTLMGPSGSGKSTFLNILSGIDQADSGEVWIGGKNLSNFTEQELTEYRRNETGIIFQFFHLLPYLSALENVALPLYISGLGKSKAREVAKEALEKVDLTHRFKHKPDELSGGEQQRVAIARALAKRPSIVLADEPTGNLDTYHAHKILELLLELQEKEKFSLFIVTHDREIGEKGKIRLKMKDGIILHEQNPALGLV, from the coding sequence ATGTCGAATCCGACAAACAAGATCCTAATCCGAAATTTAACCAAGTCCTATATAAATGGAAAACAGAACGTTCCAGTCCTGAAAGGGATCAACCTAGATGTATCAGATACTTTTTTGACTTTGATGGGTCCATCTGGTTCAGGTAAATCTACATTTTTGAATATTCTCTCTGGGATAGACCAAGCAGATTCAGGAGAAGTTTGGATCGGTGGTAAAAACCTAAGCAATTTTACAGAACAAGAACTTACAGAATATCGTAGGAATGAAACTGGGATCATCTTCCAATTCTTTCATCTTCTTCCTTATTTAAGCGCTTTGGAAAATGTGGCCTTGCCTCTTTATATCTCAGGTTTGGGAAAATCTAAAGCAAGAGAGGTTGCGAAAGAAGCATTGGAGAAGGTTGATCTTACTCATAGATTCAAGCATAAACCGGACGAACTTTCCGGTGGAGAACAACAGAGAGTTGCAATTGCAAGAGCGCTTGCAAAACGCCCAAGTATAGTTTTGGCAGATGAACCTACTGGAAATTTAGATACATACCACGCTCATAAAATTTTGGAACTTCTCTTGGAATTACAAGAGAAGGAGAAGTTTTCTTTATTCATAGTAACCCATGATAGAGAGATAGGAGAAAAAGGGAAAATACGACTTAAGATGAAGGATGGAATCATCCTACATGAACAAAATCCTGCTTTGGGTCTTGTATGA
- a CDS encoding ABC transporter permease: MNLYFLFLYEYFKTHLPRFIFALLGISLGVGLFLSTTSNANKAEKSLVDFSMGYLKGDFNLKISPSRPGQSLDWQILSEIHSNPDLKNISAIRPRIQQEGISSDNLRVLYMGMDLTKEYLGIPLKEDTSSEFSGPLEKTYVSKSLADKFKGAPFSLLLNGKNWEFKDYISVDMEGGFLIIEDISLIQEKLKDINGADYLLLKSSDPNLSQVKENLQKVLGANVKIETSEEIQEKSANALRSFQLNLLIISFISLLIAFFMVSNTMTGLYLSRERELGILRTLGLDVRSSIFLFLSQSVLLGSIGTVLGIVFGIFFSGLDFFRPESGLVDKNLLSTYSSISLFDLGLAAGLGILGSVISSVYPAIRAGKLPPLSILRDSQKEKRQIPNSRLAIYGGIIFFSSLGISNLPSPWRLPLPGLLGVGGVTIGITFAFPYLLSLFSSGVSKILDRSDKSFPFFRIGLEELKENPGRNTLTAATVMLAVSLVLCLTILTDSYKKSLNDWVDSEYPSDFTIINDRFFHSGIHGGVPKDLPEKIRDLGVSSYLDGFLVNTSFETDRGNFIIHAYDFSVYQTKAERIENEVKEETDVLISSNMAHLKKLKVGDVLIAQTPFGKRNFHIKGIKEHFFSEKGTVMMDIHSYRKNFEFKTINSIKLFLKKEYSDTSGIEYSKKKITDFMNSDPEYKDLILLDSAQLREIYLYEINKVFRVLDSLKATAILISVISLLSSLVHTLYDKRRILGLLKYLGASQDQLGIILKTESVYLTGFGAFFGIISSLIMSPIILYVVNKNAFGWTLTFSFLPETPILILVFAPILGWISAVYPLRLLRKMSFQLSPE, encoded by the coding sequence ATGAATTTGTATTTTTTATTCTTATACGAATATTTTAAGACACATCTTCCCAGATTCATATTTGCACTTTTAGGAATTTCATTAGGTGTAGGATTATTCTTATCCACTACAAGTAACGCAAACAAAGCAGAAAAGTCTCTAGTCGATTTTTCTATGGGATATTTAAAAGGAGATTTTAATTTAAAAATTTCTCCGAGTAGACCTGGACAAAGCCTGGATTGGCAAATCCTTTCCGAAATACATTCTAATCCTGATCTAAAAAATATTTCCGCTATCAGACCCAGAATACAACAAGAAGGAATTTCTTCTGATAATCTAAGAGTTCTGTATATGGGAATGGACCTCACCAAAGAATATTTAGGAATTCCTTTAAAGGAAGACACAAGTTCTGAATTTTCCGGTCCATTAGAAAAAACATATGTATCCAAATCCTTAGCGGATAAATTTAAAGGTGCCCCATTTTCTCTTCTTCTAAATGGAAAAAACTGGGAGTTTAAGGATTATATCTCAGTAGATATGGAAGGTGGTTTTTTGATCATTGAAGATATTTCTTTGATCCAAGAAAAACTCAAAGATATCAATGGAGCAGATTATCTTCTTTTAAAATCTTCTGACCCAAATCTTTCTCAGGTAAAAGAAAATCTGCAAAAGGTATTAGGTGCAAATGTCAAAATAGAAACATCAGAAGAGATCCAAGAAAAATCTGCAAATGCACTTCGCTCTTTTCAATTAAATCTCCTAATCATTTCTTTTATTTCACTTTTGATCGCATTCTTCATGGTTTCTAATACCATGACAGGTTTATATTTGAGTAGAGAAAGAGAACTGGGGATCTTAAGAACTTTAGGATTGGATGTAAGATCTTCTATCTTTCTTTTTTTAAGCCAATCTGTTTTGCTCGGAAGTATAGGTACTGTTTTAGGGATTGTTTTTGGTATATTCTTTTCCGGTTTAGATTTTTTCCGTCCTGAATCGGGGCTTGTAGATAAAAATTTATTATCAACTTATAGTTCTATTTCTTTATTTGATTTAGGTCTCGCTGCAGGGCTTGGGATCTTGGGTTCGGTTATTTCTTCTGTTTATCCTGCAATACGTGCGGGAAAGCTCCCTCCCCTTTCCATACTCAGAGACTCTCAAAAAGAAAAAAGGCAGATCCCAAATTCAAGACTCGCGATTTATGGTGGGATCATATTTTTTTCTTCTTTAGGAATCTCTAATCTTCCTTCTCCTTGGAGACTTCCTTTGCCTGGCTTACTTGGTGTGGGAGGTGTTACAATTGGGATCACATTCGCTTTTCCTTATTTACTTTCCTTATTCAGTTCTGGTGTTTCTAAAATTCTGGATAGAAGTGATAAAAGTTTTCCTTTTTTCAGGATTGGCTTAGAAGAATTAAAAGAAAATCCAGGAAGGAATACTTTGACTGCTGCAACTGTAATGCTCGCAGTTTCTTTGGTTTTATGTCTGACCATTCTCACAGATAGTTATAAAAAATCTCTGAATGATTGGGTAGATTCAGAATATCCTTCTGACTTTACGATCATCAATGATCGATTCTTCCATTCGGGGATCCATGGTGGGGTCCCTAAAGATCTTCCTGAAAAGATCAGAGATTTAGGTGTAAGTTCTTATCTGGATGGTTTTTTAGTAAATACGTCCTTTGAAACTGATAGAGGTAATTTTATCATTCACGCATATGATTTTTCAGTTTATCAGACCAAAGCGGAAAGAATAGAGAATGAAGTAAAAGAAGAAACTGATGTTTTAATTTCTTCCAATATGGCCCATTTAAAAAAATTAAAAGTGGGAGATGTGTTAATCGCTCAAACACCTTTCGGCAAAAGGAATTTTCATATCAAAGGGATCAAAGAACATTTCTTTTCGGAAAAAGGAACTGTGATGATGGATATCCATTCCTATAGGAAAAACTTCGAATTTAAGACCATAAACTCCATTAAACTTTTCTTAAAGAAAGAATATTCAGATACATCTGGTATAGAATATTCCAAAAAGAAAATTACGGATTTTATGAATTCTGATCCTGAATACAAAGATCTGATCTTACTCGATTCTGCACAACTCAGGGAAATTTATCTATATGAGATCAATAAAGTATTTCGAGTTTTGGATTCTCTTAAGGCGACTGCAATTCTAATCTCTGTCATTTCTTTACTTTCTTCTCTTGTTCATACTTTGTACGATAAGCGCAGGATCTTGGGACTTCTAAAATATTTAGGAGCTTCTCAGGACCAACTTGGAATTATTCTTAAAACGGAGTCAGTTTATCTGACAGGATTCGGTGCGTTCTTTGGGATCATCTCTTCTCTCATCATGTCTCCTATTATCCTTTATGTGGTGAATAAGAACGCGTTCGGCTGGACGCTCACCTTCTCTTTTTTGCCTGAAACCCCAATCCTGATCTTAGTTTTTGCACCTATCTTGGGTTGGATTTCCGCAGTATATCCCCTACGTTTATTGAGAAAAATGAGCTTCCAGCTCAGTCCAGAATGA
- the pyrE gene encoding orotate phosphoribosyltransferase, giving the protein MREELFQLIQTHAYRFREEPFTLASGRKSRHYFNCKEITLHPQRLELLCKYIVEKHLPESGLDREEAFGGLTMGADPICFGISLEYRKQSKNVFPLIVRKQAKDHGTKNLVEGGVNGVKSCVVVDDVITTGGSTLQAIKSLRDAGLEVTACICILDREEGGKKAIEDEGIKVFPLFKKSEFGSLD; this is encoded by the coding sequence TTGAGGGAAGAATTGTTTCAACTCATTCAAACCCACGCCTATCGTTTCCGAGAGGAACCGTTCACCTTGGCCAGTGGTAGAAAATCCAGGCATTATTTTAATTGTAAGGAAATCACTCTTCATCCTCAAAGATTAGAATTACTTTGTAAGTATATTGTGGAAAAACATCTTCCAGAATCCGGTCTGGACAGGGAAGAAGCCTTCGGTGGTCTCACAATGGGAGCAGATCCTATCTGTTTTGGGATCTCCTTAGAATATAGAAAACAATCCAAGAATGTATTCCCGTTGATCGTGAGAAAACAAGCTAAGGACCACGGCACCAAAAATTTGGTAGAAGGTGGAGTAAACGGAGTCAAATCCTGTGTGGTAGTGGATGACGTGATCACTACTGGAGGTTCTACCTTGCAAGCAATCAAAAGTTTGAGAGACGCTGGATTAGAAGTAACCGCTTGTATCTGTATCTTGGACAGAGAAGAAGGCGGCAAAAAAGCGATAGAAGACGAAGGGATCAAAGTTTTCCCTTTGTTTAAAAAATCAGAATTCGGAAGTTTAGATTAA
- a CDS encoding acyl-CoA desaturase — protein sequence MEQTKKKIALKTTIFLIATPIIGVIGTGALLLTRGIPLNTWLVYLFMTAATGLAITGGYHRLFSHRAYKASLPVKLFYILFGAAAFQQSVIEWSSDHRIHHRFVDKEEDPYAITKGFWYAHILWLFENRDHRTPVNVNDLYEDKWVKFQDDHYYPIAIFMGFLFPTLLCALWGDALGGLLLAGSLRIAVNHHMTFFINSLAHYKGDQPFSDKHTAKDNWVIALFTFGEGYHNFHHEFQADYRNGIRWFDYDPTKWLINTFAFFGLASDRKTISEEQILRKKMVMEEKALREKLEAKSQTLSQGFEERLEVLRNSVQESQARMINLKSVKEEAGKKAVKEAESDYKVALNTWKRFVSGDLAPV from the coding sequence ATGGAACAAACGAAAAAGAAAATAGCGTTGAAGACCACAATCTTCTTAATAGCGACTCCGATCATCGGGGTCATCGGGACGGGTGCCTTATTATTAACCAGAGGTATTCCATTAAACACATGGCTTGTGTATCTATTTATGACCGCAGCAACCGGACTTGCGATCACCGGAGGATACCACCGTCTATTCTCGCATAGAGCTTATAAAGCTTCTTTGCCGGTAAAATTGTTTTATATTCTTTTCGGAGCGGCTGCGTTCCAACAATCAGTGATCGAATGGAGTTCTGATCATAGAATTCACCATAGATTCGTAGATAAGGAAGAAGATCCTTATGCGATCACAAAAGGGTTCTGGTATGCTCATATTCTTTGGTTATTCGAGAATAGAGATCATAGAACTCCAGTTAACGTGAACGATCTTTACGAAGACAAATGGGTAAAATTCCAAGACGATCATTATTACCCGATCGCTATTTTCATGGGATTTTTGTTCCCTACTCTTCTTTGCGCTCTTTGGGGAGATGCATTGGGTGGATTATTATTAGCAGGTTCTTTAAGAATTGCGGTAAATCACCACATGACATTCTTCATCAACTCCTTGGCACATTATAAAGGAGACCAACCTTTCTCCGATAAACATACTGCTAAGGACAATTGGGTCATCGCATTGTTTACTTTTGGCGAAGGATATCATAACTTCCACCACGAGTTCCAAGCTGATTACAGAAACGGTATCCGTTGGTTCGATTACGATCCAACCAAATGGTTGATCAATACTTTCGCATTTTTCGGTTTAGCAAGTGATAGAAAGACTATCTCTGAAGAACAGATCCTGCGCAAAAAAATGGTAATGGAAGAGAAGGCTCTACGCGAAAAACTAGAAGCTAAATCTCAAACCTTAAGCCAAGGATTCGAAGAAAGATTAGAGGTTCTGCGTAATTCCGTTCAGGAAAGCCAAGCCAGAATGATCAATTTGAAATCTGTGAAAGAAGAAGCAGGAAAAAAGGCAGTCAAAGAAGCTGAGTCGGATTACAAAGTGGCGTTAAACACTTGGAAAAGATTCGTTTCTGGAGATCTTGCTCCGGTCTGA